The region GTCGGGCATGAGAGGATTAATGTCATAAATACGTATTTGGGAAAAACATAACTCTTGTTAATGTGTTTGGATGGGTTAAGGATGATGAAATAAATGATTGTTTCCCCGCGCGTACGCGCGCGAGATATTTATTTTTATAATACTTTATTACCTTTATTACCTTGTCGGCATTTTTTAGGTTGTCATATCAGAGGGTATAGCGATTTACTGTAATTTTTACCCCCCGATACTGTAATTTTTACCCCCCGATACTGTAATTTTACCCCCTTTTACCTGTAATATATTGATTTTTACATTATATTAATGTAATTTATTTAAAAGAGGAATTACATATCAGGCGTAGTTAGATATGGAGGTCGTATTTTGGGTAGGAACAGTAAAACTGAACACTTAATTGATTATTCGAACACAATCAAAAAAAGCAATGAGTTATCGATGGCAAAACTGAATCAGGGATTGACATTAAATCAAATGCAGTTGTTGGCTTATGCGATCTTTTCCACACAACAAAATGGAAAAACGGAATTCAGGAAGTATGAATTCCAAGATAAGTTTGGAATAAAAGATTATAAAACAGATGACGCTTATGAGGATAGCGATAAAGTTTCTACTCTTAGATTCAGCACTCAAGATTTAGAAAATGATAAATTCAGCTTTACCAATGTTTTTAGTTCTATTGAATATGAG is a window of Lentibacillus cibarius DNA encoding:
- a CDS encoding replication initiation protein, with amino-acid sequence MGRNSKTEHLIDYSNTIKKSNELSMAKLNQGLTLNQMQLLAYAIFSTQQNGKTEFRKYEFQDKFGIKDYKTDDAYEDSDKVSTLRFSTQDLENDKFSFTNVFSSIEYENGHFTFEWNKKMIPYILELKKKYVLTDLTITSNFKSGFSWILYDYLKAHYGYWHKEISKDALMNYLQ